A window of Acinetobacter sp. TR3 contains these coding sequences:
- the iscA gene encoding iron-sulfur cluster assembly protein IscA: MIHLTENAATHISNYLQNRGKGEGIRIGVKTSGCSGLAYVLEFVDDIDTHDQVFEQLGVKVFVDPKSLVYLNGLEMDYVKNGLNEGFEFNNPNQKGECGCGESFTV, encoded by the coding sequence ATGATCCATTTAACTGAAAATGCTGCGACTCACATCAGCAATTACCTGCAAAATCGCGGTAAGGGTGAAGGCATTCGTATTGGTGTGAAAACTTCGGGTTGTTCTGGATTGGCTTATGTACTTGAGTTTGTCGATGATATCGACACACATGACCAAGTATTTGAACAACTCGGCGTTAAAGTCTTCGTTGACCCTAAAAGCTTGGTTTATCTCAATGGTTTAGAGATGGATTATGTTAAAAATGGTCTCAATGAAGGCTTTGAGTTTAACAATCCAAATCAAAAAGGTGAATGTGGTTGCGGTGAATCATTTACCGTCTAA
- a CDS encoding phasin family protein, translating into MDNSNVEHPTDEAEVKTKLKSKSSKKSALDFKKYTQQIWLAGLGAFSRAEEEGNKLFDSLVKVGEELESKTVDFADNTVGKVTEKAKESVTDTKDKVEKILDTGVNHSLNRIGLVTPKDLQHIEQLLVQLHIKVDALIEENNQLKSKLNKK; encoded by the coding sequence ATGGACAACTCAAATGTAGAACACCCAACTGATGAGGCAGAGGTAAAAACTAAGCTAAAATCAAAGAGTTCTAAAAAATCTGCCCTTGATTTCAAAAAGTATACGCAACAGATTTGGCTGGCTGGATTAGGTGCTTTTTCACGCGCAGAAGAAGAGGGAAATAAATTATTTGACTCTTTAGTCAAGGTGGGTGAAGAGCTAGAATCCAAGACTGTAGATTTTGCTGATAACACTGTTGGAAAAGTGACTGAAAAAGCCAAAGAATCAGTGACGGATACTAAAGATAAAGTTGAAAAAATTTTAGACACAGGTGTGAATCATTCGTTGAATCGTATTGGTCTAGTCACTCCAAAAGATCTCCAACATATCGAGCAACTTTTAGTTCAGCTACATATTAAAGTAGATGCATTGATTGAAGAAAATAATCAATTAAAGAGTAAATTGAATAAAAAGTAA
- the iscU gene encoding Fe-S cluster assembly scaffold IscU, whose product MAYSEKVIDHYENPRNVGVLDKNAENVGTGMVGAPACGDVMRLQIQVDDNGVIEEARFKTYGCGSAIASSSLVTEWLKGKTLDEAQSIKNIDIATELALPPVKVHCSVLAEDAIKAAIEDYRGKKAKAV is encoded by the coding sequence ATGGCTTATAGCGAAAAGGTAATTGATCATTACGAAAACCCTCGTAATGTTGGTGTATTAGACAAAAATGCAGAAAACGTAGGTACAGGTATGGTCGGTGCACCTGCTTGTGGTGATGTAATGCGTTTACAAATCCAAGTTGATGACAATGGCGTAATTGAAGAAGCTCGCTTCAAAACTTACGGTTGTGGTTCTGCAATTGCATCAAGTTCGCTTGTCACCGAATGGTTAAAAGGCAAGACACTTGATGAAGCTCAATCAATCAAAAACATTGATATTGCAACCGAGCTTGCACTTCCACCAGTAAAAGTACACTGTTCTGTATTGGCTGAAGATGCAATTAAAGCTGCGATTGAAGACTATCGTGGTAAGAAAGCGAAAGCTGTGTAA
- a CDS encoding Rrf2 family transcriptional regulator has protein sequence MRLTTRGRYAVTALLDLALQPTEQTITLAEIAARQSISVAYLEQLFAKLKRHGLVSSVRGANGGYHLARNATEITVLEIIEAVNETVDATRCDHKGNCQNGAMCLTHDLWQELSHHIADYLAKISLADLIARDNVQTVALRQNSASLDSALLSVTGI, from the coding sequence ATGCGTCTTACAACTCGCGGTCGTTACGCAGTGACTGCTCTACTTGATTTAGCTTTGCAGCCAACTGAACAAACGATCACGCTTGCCGAAATAGCAGCACGCCAATCCATATCAGTCGCCTATTTAGAACAGTTATTCGCAAAACTTAAACGACATGGGTTAGTTTCGAGTGTTCGTGGTGCTAATGGTGGATATCATCTTGCACGAAATGCAACTGAAATTACCGTGCTAGAAATTATCGAAGCTGTAAATGAAACCGTCGATGCAACACGTTGCGATCATAAAGGCAATTGTCAAAATGGTGCAATGTGCTTAACACATGACTTATGGCAAGAACTCTCCCACCATATTGCCGATTATCTCGCAAAAATCTCTCTTGCAGACCTGATTGCACGCGACAACGTTCAAACTGTTGCACTTCGCCAAAACTCAGCAAGTTTAGATTCAGCCCTCCTATCGGTTACAGGTATTTGA
- a CDS encoding YbgF trimerization domain-containing protein, with protein sequence MLKKYSVLFTALLASAHLYANVPIESRALSQTIADNTNMSNTGSNLNWDLIQKNQKLEEEVRKLRGQLEEHDNSIEQLKKELANRYTDLDQRLELLSQKIDPPEENTETENTTTTEAPKAETTTPPAAPAKQDSTIQAPIVQPKSNTATTSNTNNQIELEKAAYTVALDAYKQGGAKKAIQPMQNFIKNHPNGIYVGNAYFWLAEFYLAVEPVDYKAAKQNYNIVVTRYPNSAKASRAVYQLYSIAKEVDKNTALANQYKTKLLNQYPQSEEAKFIQKK encoded by the coding sequence ATGCTAAAAAAGTATTCCGTACTTTTTACTGCCTTACTCGCTAGCGCACATTTATATGCAAATGTTCCCATTGAATCTCGTGCACTCAGCCAGACGATTGCAGATAATACAAATATGTCTAATACTGGCTCAAACCTAAATTGGGATCTCATTCAAAAGAACCAAAAACTAGAAGAAGAAGTACGCAAATTACGTGGTCAATTAGAAGAGCATGACAATTCAATTGAGCAACTGAAAAAAGAACTAGCAAATCGCTATACAGATTTAGATCAACGTTTAGAATTACTCTCTCAAAAAATTGATCCACCAGAAGAAAACACAGAAACAGAGAATACAACTACAACTGAAGCACCCAAAGCAGAAACAACAACACCCCCTGCAGCACCAGCTAAACAAGATTCAACAATCCAAGCACCAATTGTACAACCGAAGTCAAATACTGCTACCACGAGCAATACCAACAACCAAATTGAGCTAGAAAAAGCAGCATACACGGTTGCACTAGATGCCTACAAACAAGGTGGGGCAAAAAAAGCCATTCAACCAATGCAAAATTTCATTAAGAACCACCCAAATGGAATTTATGTTGGCAATGCTTACTTTTGGCTGGCTGAGTTTTATTTAGCGGTTGAACCTGTCGACTATAAAGCAGCCAAGCAAAACTATAATATCGTAGTAACACGCTATCCCAATTCAGCAAAAGCATCTCGAGCGGTTTATCAACTTTATAGCATTGCAAAAGAAGTCGATAAAAACACTGCTCTTGCCAACCAGTATAAAACGAAGTTGCTTAACCAATATCCACAATCCGAAGAAGCTAAATTTATTCAGAAAAAATAA
- a CDS encoding regulatory protein RecX, producing MFNSEKIEKPKTLTGARLRSYAFALLTRRDYSKADLEAKLNQYAINPEEVANLVDELAQQNYQSDQRVAELTLASQLRKGKGLQRIKQALKAKQLDTELITEELSEVDWLDQAYQLKIKKFGIDVETDPKLKARQIRFLQYRGFDMGIIMKAIARTSDEE from the coding sequence TTGTTTAATTCTGAAAAAATAGAAAAGCCCAAAACACTGACAGGTGCAAGATTACGCTCTTATGCATTCGCCCTTCTTACACGTCGGGATTATTCCAAAGCAGATCTCGAAGCAAAATTAAATCAATATGCGATCAATCCAGAAGAAGTTGCAAATCTAGTTGATGAGTTAGCACAACAAAATTACCAAAGCGACCAACGTGTTGCAGAGCTTACATTGGCCAGTCAACTTAGAAAAGGTAAAGGATTACAAAGAATTAAACAGGCTTTAAAAGCAAAACAACTCGATACAGAACTTATTACAGAAGAACTTTCAGAGGTTGATTGGCTAGATCAAGCTTATCAACTCAAAATAAAGAAATTTGGGATAGATGTAGAGACAGATCCAAAACTAAAAGCAAGACAAATTAGATTCTTACAATACCGAGGATTTGATATGGGAATAATTATGAAAGCAATTGCTCGAACGAGCGATGAAGAATAA
- the hscA gene encoding Fe-S protein assembly chaperone HscA → MALLQIAEPGQSTAPHQHRIAIGIDLGTTHSLVATVLSGKPKVLQDDKDRVLLPSIVHYAKDSTTFGYEAKPFMMTDPKNTVVSVKRFMGRSQADIKFQHPYTLVGAENEMPAFETAAGRKTPVEISAEILKQLKDRAEASLNNPVNGAVITVPAYFDEAQRQATRDAAQLAGLNVLRLLNEPTAAAVAYGLDQETNLSTDRNYVIYDLGGGTFDVSILRFSQGVFEVLATGGHTALGGDDLDRLIVKWAKKQLNIETLSDEEYAVFVVAARQAKEYLTDHDTAELTLLDDRLTLDRPTFESIIQVALDKTMSVCKRVLRDAKLELDEIEHVVLVGGSTRSYAVQKAVRELFEREPLCTINPDEVVAIGASITANQLIGNSQDGSLLLDVTPLSLGLETMGGLVERLISRNTAIPVARRQEFTTYQDGQTAMLIHVVQGERDLVEHCRSLGRFVLHGIPPMTAGQARIEVTFQVDADGLLTVSAKETTSGVQAQIDIKPSYGLSAADTERLLIEGFQHAEEDKQLRHLQETKVEAQRELEALEQALKADTDLLSQQQARDLILAAEALKARLKTDELAAIEHAVQKLKIHSDAFAALRMNRHIDHALKGTKLEDWSNSN, encoded by the coding sequence ATGGCACTTTTGCAAATTGCTGAACCAGGTCAATCTACTGCTCCGCATCAACATCGTATTGCGATCGGCATTGACTTAGGGACAACCCACTCTTTAGTGGCGACAGTGCTATCGGGAAAACCGAAAGTTCTACAAGATGACAAAGATCGTGTATTACTGCCGTCGATTGTTCATTACGCAAAAGATTCAACGACGTTTGGTTATGAAGCCAAGCCGTTTATGATGACTGATCCCAAAAATACTGTTGTTTCAGTGAAACGCTTTATGGGTCGCTCACAAGCAGATATCAAGTTTCAACACCCATACACACTTGTTGGCGCAGAAAATGAAATGCCGGCATTTGAAACTGCTGCTGGTCGTAAAACACCTGTTGAAATTTCGGCTGAAATCCTAAAACAATTGAAAGATCGTGCAGAAGCTAGTCTAAATAACCCTGTAAATGGTGCAGTGATTACTGTTCCTGCTTATTTTGATGAAGCACAGCGTCAAGCGACACGTGATGCAGCGCAACTTGCAGGCTTAAATGTTCTACGTCTATTGAATGAACCAACTGCCGCAGCCGTTGCTTATGGACTAGATCAAGAAACCAACCTCAGCACAGATCGTAACTACGTGATTTACGACCTAGGTGGCGGTACATTTGACGTTTCTATTTTACGTTTCTCACAAGGTGTTTTTGAAGTTCTTGCGACTGGTGGACATACCGCGCTTGGTGGTGATGACCTTGATCGTTTAATCGTAAAATGGGCAAAAAAACAGCTTAATATCGAAACTTTAAGCGATGAAGAATATGCTGTTTTTGTTGTCGCTGCACGTCAAGCCAAAGAATATTTAACTGACCATGACACTGCTGAATTAACGTTATTGGATGATCGTCTCACTTTAGACCGTCCAACATTTGAATCAATTATTCAAGTTGCACTCGATAAAACCATGAGTGTATGTAAACGTGTACTGCGTGATGCTAAACTTGAACTCGATGAAATCGAACATGTGGTTTTAGTAGGTGGTTCAACACGTTCATATGCCGTACAAAAAGCTGTACGCGAATTATTTGAACGTGAACCACTCTGTACGATCAATCCTGATGAAGTCGTTGCAATTGGCGCATCTATTACCGCCAACCAGCTCATTGGCAACAGTCAAGATGGTTCATTATTACTTGATGTCACGCCACTTTCTCTTGGTCTAGAAACCATGGGAGGATTGGTTGAACGGTTGATTTCAAGAAATACCGCAATTCCAGTCGCACGCCGTCAAGAATTCACCACTTATCAAGATGGCCAAACAGCGATGTTGATTCATGTGGTACAAGGTGAACGTGATTTAGTCGAGCATTGTCGTTCATTGGGTCGCTTTGTTTTACATGGCATCCCACCAATGACTGCTGGTCAAGCACGCATTGAAGTGACATTTCAAGTTGATGCGGATGGCTTACTGACAGTATCTGCGAAAGAAACAACTTCTGGTGTTCAAGCGCAAATTGATATCAAACCATCTTATGGTCTATCTGCAGCGGATACTGAACGCCTCTTGATTGAAGGTTTCCAACATGCGGAAGAAGACAAACAATTGCGCCATCTCCAAGAAACAAAAGTGGAAGCACAACGTGAGTTAGAAGCTTTAGAACAAGCGTTAAAAGCAGATACCGATTTACTCTCTCAGCAACAGGCCCGCGACTTAATTCTTGCTGCTGAAGCGTTAAAAGCTCGTCTGAAGACCGATGAGCTTGCGGCGATTGAACATGCTGTTCAAAAACTTAAAATTCACAGCGATGCGTTTGCAGCACTTCGTATGAATCGACATATTGACCATGCCTTAAAAGGTACAAAACTTGAAGATTGGTCAAACTCAAACTAA
- a CDS encoding SurA N-terminal domain-containing protein, whose protein sequence is MESFRTVIKGWLGKVLLVLFLTPLALVGIEGYFSGSNKADVAKSVNGQDISNKDLESATKNYKDQYLSMVKGDESLLNQPVIQQKALDALIARSLLQQQAEKLGISLSDTQLEQMLAQQPSFQENGKFSQKLYENYLRSVGMTNQALIASLRQDHALKMISSTLLDYALVSKSDLHQLASLQTEQRTLHLASIKLDDYKKGLTASTQEITDYYNKHKNEFKQVASVDVDYVVLSPALLPQTNLNITEADLQQAYKAFVEKQQKDAKREVKHILITTDARDAAAAQKIANDVYAKIQGGMSFAQAAAQFSEDPTSKAQGGLVDAYVPGIFSADFDNAVNALKNGEVSKPVKTQYGYHIIEANAPVANIPSFETEKARLTAEVQKAKTANLFSDTVNSLNEMVVGNDSLEAVAQEVKGARVESLNGVTLTTQNPYLSDLNVKAKLFNDDVKNGDRNASSNIQLANGDTIWIKVRNYHAAGVKPLDQATAEVKAKVIEAKAYKAAQAKIAKILADFKALPAAQVVAESQVIFEDAGTFTRSQGLKRAIERAAFSIPAPTKEGMWSATTAKLPNELVIVAVSNVNTNAANELPPEQITELTKLYQQFRGQQLLEDYTDYLKSKAKIK, encoded by the coding sequence ATGGAATCATTTCGTACAGTCATTAAGGGTTGGCTTGGCAAAGTCCTATTAGTTTTGTTTTTGACCCCTTTAGCGCTTGTAGGTATTGAAGGATATTTTAGCGGCAGTAATAAAGCAGACGTTGCGAAATCTGTTAACGGACAAGATATTTCTAATAAAGACTTGGAAAGTGCGACTAAAAATTATAAAGATCAATATTTATCAATGGTAAAAGGTGATGAGTCTCTTTTAAATCAGCCAGTTATTCAGCAAAAAGCTTTAGATGCGCTGATTGCACGCTCTTTATTGCAACAACAGGCGGAAAAGTTAGGTATTTCTTTAAGCGATACTCAGCTAGAGCAAATGTTGGCACAACAACCAAGTTTCCAAGAAAATGGAAAGTTTTCTCAAAAGTTGTATGAAAATTATTTACGTTCAGTCGGAATGACTAACCAAGCTCTAATTGCTAGCTTGCGTCAAGATCATGCACTAAAAATGATTTCATCGACTTTGTTAGATTATGCATTGGTGAGTAAATCTGATTTACATCAGCTTGCGAGTTTGCAAACAGAACAGCGTACTTTGCATTTAGCAAGTATTAAGTTGGACGATTATAAAAAAGGTTTGACTGCGTCAACTCAAGAAATAACAGATTACTACAACAAGCATAAAAATGAATTTAAGCAAGTTGCGAGTGTTGATGTTGATTATGTGGTTTTAAGCCCAGCGTTATTGCCTCAAACTAATTTAAATATTACGGAGGCTGATTTACAACAGGCTTATAAGGCTTTTGTTGAAAAGCAGCAGAAAGATGCAAAACGTGAAGTTAAACATATTTTAATTACAACTGATGCACGTGATGCGGCAGCAGCTCAAAAAATTGCGAATGATGTTTATGCCAAGATTCAGGGTGGAATGTCATTTGCTCAAGCGGCTGCACAATTCTCTGAAGATCCAACTTCAAAAGCACAGGGTGGTTTAGTTGATGCTTATGTACCAGGTATTTTCTCAGCTGACTTTGATAATGCTGTTAATGCCTTAAAGAATGGTGAAGTTTCTAAGCCTGTTAAAACACAATATGGCTACCATATCATTGAAGCAAATGCACCAGTTGCAAATATTCCTTCATTTGAGACTGAGAAAGCTCGCTTAACAGCTGAAGTACAGAAGGCAAAAACTGCAAATTTATTTAGCGATACTGTAAATAGCTTAAATGAAATGGTTGTGGGTAATGACTCTTTAGAAGCAGTTGCTCAAGAAGTGAAGGGTGCTCGTGTTGAATCTTTAAATGGGGTGACTTTAACCACTCAAAACCCTTATTTGAGCGATTTAAATGTTAAAGCAAAACTGTTTAATGATGATGTGAAAAACGGTGATCGTAATGCATCTTCTAATATTCAGTTAGCGAATGGTGATACGATTTGGATTAAAGTTCGTAATTACCATGCAGCGGGCGTTAAACCATTAGATCAAGCGACTGCTGAAGTAAAAGCAAAAGTCATTGAAGCAAAGGCGTATAAAGCTGCTCAAGCAAAAATTGCAAAGATTTTAGCTGATTTTAAAGCGTTACCTGCTGCACAAGTTGTTGCAGAATCACAAGTCATTTTTGAAGATGCAGGCACATTTACACGTTCTCAAGGTTTAAAGCGTGCAATTGAGCGTGCTGCTTTCAGCATTCCAGCGCCAACTAAAGAAGGTATGTGGTCTGCTACGACAGCAAAATTACCTAATGAGTTGGTTATCGTTGCAGTTTCAAACGTGAATACTAATGCTGCAAATGAGTTACCGCCAGAGCAAATTACTGAGTTAACTAAGTTGTATCAGCAGTTCCGTGGACAGCAGCTATTAGAAGACTATACTGATTATTTAAAATCAAAGGCGAAGATCAAATAA
- the hscB gene encoding Fe-S protein assembly co-chaperone HscB: MNHFELFQLPEALDIDLAALKKQFLSLQQQYHPDKATDKDQALIKSSEINQAYKVLSQVDSRAAYLLGLKKQDHHLDQSISDFEFLQSALEMREQLDEATSTEQLSTLKVEVQQWIDGLVREFKIDFAEEDWAEARDTVRKLRFFQRVMNDIDKAEDRMLDEEDSFDLDDDF; the protein is encoded by the coding sequence ATGAATCATTTTGAGTTGTTCCAATTACCAGAAGCACTCGATATAGATTTAGCAGCTTTAAAAAAACAATTTTTAAGTTTGCAACAGCAATATCATCCCGATAAAGCCACTGACAAAGATCAAGCATTGATCAAGTCGAGTGAAATCAATCAAGCGTATAAAGTGCTCTCACAAGTTGATAGTCGTGCGGCGTATTTACTTGGCTTAAAAAAACAAGATCATCACTTGGATCAGTCCATTAGCGATTTTGAATTTTTACAATCTGCACTCGAAATGCGTGAACAGCTTGATGAGGCCACCTCTACCGAGCAACTTAGTACCTTAAAAGTTGAAGTTCAGCAATGGATTGACGGTTTAGTTCGTGAATTTAAAATCGATTTTGCTGAAGAAGATTGGGCTGAGGCTCGTGATACTGTTCGTAAACTACGTTTTTTTCAACGTGTAATGAATGATATTGATAAAGCTGAAGATCGTATGTTGGACGAAGAAGATAGCTTCGATCTCGATGATGATTTTTAA
- a CDS encoding IscS subfamily cysteine desulfurase, which yields MKRPIYLDYAATTPVLPEVAERMMECLTFEGTFGNPASRSHAYGWQAEEKAEYAREQVANLVKADPREIVWTSGATESDNLALKGIAQFYGSKGKHIITSKIEHKAVLDTCRELEEQGFEITYLEPEPRTGLITPEMVKAALRPDTILVSLMMVNNEIGTITDVAAIGELTRANKTFLHVDAAQAAGKVEIDLSTMKIDLMSFSGHKIYGPKGIGALFVRRSPRVRLKAQMHGGGHERGMRSGTLATHQIVGMGEAFEIAGKTMQAEQERLRHLRDKLWNGFQDLEQVFLNGHPTENVANYLNVSFNFVEGESLMMALKDLAVSSGSACTSATLEPSYVLRALGLSDELAHSSIRFSFGKYTTEADIDHVLTITKAAVEKLRELSPLWDMYKEGIDLSTVEWAEH from the coding sequence ATGAAACGTCCAATTTATCTTGATTATGCAGCAACAACACCAGTACTTCCTGAAGTTGCAGAACGCATGATGGAATGTTTAACCTTCGAAGGGACTTTTGGTAATCCTGCATCACGCTCGCATGCCTATGGTTGGCAAGCTGAAGAAAAAGCTGAATATGCACGTGAACAAGTTGCAAACCTAGTTAAAGCAGATCCACGTGAGATCGTTTGGACTTCTGGTGCAACCGAATCTGACAACTTAGCACTAAAAGGTATTGCTCAGTTTTACGGCTCAAAAGGCAAGCACATCATTACTAGTAAAATCGAACACAAAGCTGTGTTAGATACTTGCCGTGAGCTAGAAGAACAAGGTTTTGAAATTACTTATTTAGAACCTGAACCACGTACAGGTTTAATTACGCCTGAAATGGTTAAAGCAGCTTTACGTCCAGATACCATTCTTGTTTCACTGATGATGGTGAACAATGAAATCGGTACGATTACTGACGTAGCAGCTATTGGCGAGTTAACACGTGCGAATAAAACATTCTTACACGTTGATGCTGCACAAGCCGCTGGTAAAGTTGAAATCGATCTTTCAACCATGAAAATTGATTTAATGAGCTTCTCTGGTCATAAAATTTATGGCCCTAAAGGAATTGGTGCTCTATTTGTCCGCCGTAGCCCACGTGTTCGCTTAAAAGCACAAATGCATGGTGGTGGTCATGAGCGCGGTATGCGTTCTGGTACTTTAGCAACTCATCAAATTGTAGGTATGGGGGAAGCTTTTGAAATTGCTGGTAAAACTATGCAGGCAGAACAAGAGCGTCTTCGCCACCTACGTGACAAACTTTGGAATGGCTTCCAAGACCTTGAGCAAGTGTTCTTGAATGGTCATCCGACTGAGAACGTTGCAAACTATCTTAATGTCAGCTTTAACTTCGTTGAAGGTGAATCATTGATGATGGCATTAAAAGATCTTGCAGTATCAAGTGGTTCAGCATGTACTTCTGCAACATTAGAGCCTTCATATGTATTACGTGCTTTAGGTTTATCTGATGAATTAGCACATAGTTCGATTCGTTTCAGTTTTGGTAAATATACAACTGAAGCTGATATTGATCATGTGTTAACAATTACCAAAGCTGCTGTTGAGAAATTACGTGAACTTTCTCCGCTTTGGGATATGTATAAAGAAGGTATCGACCTTTCAACAGTTGAATGGGCTGAACACTAA
- the fdx gene encoding ISC system 2Fe-2S type ferredoxin codes for MPRIKVLPHALICPEGAEFEVEQNANLCQSLLKQGIKIEHACDMSAACTTCHVIVRKGFDSLEEMNDVEADLLDRAWGLEPDSRLSCQVEIVDEDLEIEIPKYTINHASENH; via the coding sequence ATGCCACGTATTAAAGTTCTTCCTCATGCACTCATTTGCCCTGAAGGTGCAGAATTTGAAGTCGAACAAAACGCCAATTTATGCCAAAGCTTATTGAAACAAGGCATTAAAATTGAACATGCTTGCGACATGTCTGCGGCATGTACAACTTGCCACGTGATTGTTCGTAAAGGTTTTGACAGCCTTGAGGAAATGAATGACGTTGAAGCTGACTTGCTTGACCGCGCATGGGGCTTAGAGCCAGACTCGCGCCTGTCATGTCAAGTTGAGATCGTTGATGAAGATTTAGAAATTGAAATTCCGAAATATACGATTAATCATGCTTCGGAAAATCACTAA
- a CDS encoding HU family DNA-binding protein, with protein MNKSELIDAIAEKGGVSKSDAGKALDATIASITEALKSGDTVTLVGFGTFSVKERAARTGRNPKTGEELQIKASKVPSFKPGKGLKDSVA; from the coding sequence ATGAATAAATCAGAATTAATTGATGCGATTGCTGAAAAAGGGGGAGTATCTAAGTCGGATGCTGGTAAGGCACTCGATGCAACGATTGCGTCAATCACTGAAGCACTTAAAAGCGGTGATACGGTTACTTTAGTTGGTTTTGGTACATTTAGCGTTAAAGAACGTGCTGCACGTACTGGTCGTAATCCTAAAACAGGTGAAGAGCTTCAAATTAAAGCAAGCAAAGTACCTAGTTTTAAACCAGGTAAGGGTTTAAAAGATTCAGTTGCGTAA